The genomic DNA AGCACGCCAACCTGCTGGGCCCGGCCGGCTTCGTCTCGATGGACGACAGCGAGATGCTGAACCAGGTGCAGATCGGCGTCACCGGCTACCCCGAGGCGCGCGGCATCGTCGAGATGGGCGGGCGCGACACCGAGCCGGCCGACTACATGGTGACCGAAGTGCTGATCCGCTCGTTCTACGACTACTACCGCAACGCGATGGGGCTGTGACCATGACGACCTGGACTCCGGTCGCCCAGGTGGGCGACATTTCCCCCGACACCGGCACGCTGCGCGTCGCGCTGGAGGGCGAGGCCGTGTGCGTGTACGACCTGCAGGGCGAGATCTGCGCCACCCAGGACCGCTGCCCGCACGGCAATGCCAGCCTGGCCGACGGCTACCTGGAGAACGGCACCATCGAATGCCCCTTGCACCAGGGCGTGTTCGACGTCCGCAGCGGCAAACCGCAATGTCCGCCCGTCACCGCCGACCTGCGGCGCTACGCGGTGCGGGTCGAGGCCGGCACCATCTACCTGAGCCCGGAGGCCGCGTGAGCGCCGGCGCCATCGTCATCGTCGGCGCGGGGCAGGCCGGCGGCTGGGCCGCGGCCACGCTGCGTGGCCGTGGCTACCGCGGCCGCATCGTGCTGCTGGGCGATGAGCCGCACCCGCCGTACGAGCGGCCGCCCCTGAGCAAGGCGGTGCTGGGCGGTCAGGCCGCGCCCGAGAGCACCGAGCTGTTTTCCCTAGAACGCCTGGCGGAACTGGATATCACGTTCCGGCCCGGCGTCGCGGCGACGCGGCTGTGGCCCGAGCGCCATCAGGTCGAGACGTCCGACGGCGCCATGCTCAGCTACGACAAACTGATCCTGTGCTCCGGCGGCCGTCCCATCGTGCCGGCCTTGCCCGGCGCCGACGGCCCCGCCGTCCATGTGCTGCGCACCCGCGACGATGCCTTGCGCCTGCGGGCCCGCCTGGGCCCCGGCCGCCGCATCGTCATCGCCGGCGGCGGCTGGATCGGCCTGGAAGTGGCCGCCACCGCGCGCCTGGCGGGCTGCGCCACCACGGTGCTGGAACAGGCGCCGCGCCTGTGCGCCCGCAGCGTGCCGCCCGGCGTCTCGGCCCACCTGGCGGCGTTGCACGCCGCGCAGGGCGTTTCGTTGCGCTTGAATGCCAGCCTGCGCGCGGTGCATGCGCGGCCCGAGGGCGGCTGCGTGGCCGAACTGGCGGACGGCAGCCGCCTGGAGGCGGACGCCGTGGTGCTGGGCGTCGGCATGCAGGCCAACGACGCCCTGGCGCGCGAGGCCGGCATCGCCTGCGAACGCGGCGTGCTGGTCGACGAATACTGCCGCACGTCGGCGCCCGATGTGCTGGCCGCGGGCGACGTGGCGGTAGCCACGCCCGCCGGCGGCGGACCCATCCGCCTCGAATCCTGGCAGAACGCGCAGGACCAGGGCGCGGCGGCGGCCTTGTCGGCGCTGGATGCGGGCCAGCCCTACCTGCCCAGCGGCGCGGTCTGGTCGGAACAGTACGACGCCATGGTGCAGATCGCCGGCTTTCCGGCGCGGGGCGGGCGCGAAGTCCTGCGGCCCCTGGCGGACGCGCGGGCGCTGCTGTCGGTGGCGCTGGACGAGGGCGGACGCGTGGTTGGCGCCGTGGCGGTGAACGCGGCGCGCGAACTGCGCCAGCTGCGCCAGTGGATCGCCCAGGGCACCCAGGTGGATCCCGC from Achromobacter xylosoxidans includes the following:
- a CDS encoding NAD(P)/FAD-dependent oxidoreductase encodes the protein MSAGAIVIVGAGQAGGWAAATLRGRGYRGRIVLLGDEPHPPYERPPLSKAVLGGQAAPESTELFSLERLAELDITFRPGVAATRLWPERHQVETSDGAMLSYDKLILCSGGRPIVPALPGADGPAVHVLRTRDDALRLRARLGPGRRIVIAGGGWIGLEVAATARLAGCATTVLEQAPRLCARSVPPGVSAHLAALHAAQGVSLRLNASLRAVHARPEGGCVAELADGSRLEADAVVLGVGMQANDALAREAGIACERGVLVDEYCRTSAPDVLAAGDVAVATPAGGGPIRLESWQNAQDQGAAAALSALDAGQPYLPSGAVWSEQYDAMVQIAGFPARGGREVLRPLADARALLSVALDEGGRVVGAVAVNAARELRQLRQWIAQGTQVDPAQLARADAPLSSARIG
- a CDS encoding non-heme iron oxygenase ferredoxin subunit, which produces MTTWTPVAQVGDISPDTGTLRVALEGEAVCVYDLQGEICATQDRCPHGNASLADGYLENGTIECPLHQGVFDVRSGKPQCPPVTADLRRYAVRVEAGTIYLSPEAA